The following is a genomic window from Campylobacter lari subsp. lari.
CTCACTTCACCTTCTACTGCATAAGGAAAAAAGATTTCACTTTCATCAATGATGATATCAACCTTAGTTGGTCCACCTCTAACTTGAGAAGTATAAGTAGAAGCTTTAAAAGCATTGCGCCCTTCTTTAATGGCAGCTTTAGCTAAAATTTCACCTGCAGTGATAACCCCTTGTCCACCTTCACCGCAAAATCTTAATTGATATTTCATTTTAATGCTCCTAAATCAACCATTCTTTTTTCTTTCAAGGCTCTTCTAACTTCTTCATAAGCTTCGCAATATTCTGCCTTGCTTTCATCTTGATGTAAAATTCCTGTAGGGAATTTATCTGCTCTTTGCTCATAGTCTAATTGTTCAAATTTATTTTTTTCAACACAACGATTTTTAATCCAATCAAGCATGCTTACAGCTTCACCCATTTTATTTTTTCTACCAAGATTAATATGGCAGTTTGAAAATACATCCACAAAGCTATAACCTTTGTGTGACAAAGCTTTAAAAATGATATTTTCAAGTTTATTTGCCTCAATAACATTTGTTCTTGCTACAAAAGAAGCCCCAGCGGCTTTAGTAAGCTCACAAGCATCAAAATTTGGGTCTATATTACCTGCTTGAGCTGTAACAGTGTAAAAGCCTTGTGGGGTAGTTGGAGAAGTTTGAGAATTTGTAAGACCATAAATAAAATTATTGATTAAAATATGAGTTAAATCTATATTTCTTCTGCAACCATGAATAGTGTGATTTCCACCAATTGCCAAAGTATCACCATCCCCGCTTACTACGATTACATGTTTTTTAGGATTTGCTAGTTTAATTCCTGTTGCATAAGCTATAGCTCTACCATGAGTTGTATGAACCGTGTTGCAATTTACATAAGAACTCATTCTACCACTACAACCTATACCAGAAACCAAACAAACATCATCCATATTCCAGCCAAGTTTTTGTATAGCTCTAATAATAGCTTTTAAAACAACACCATCACCACAACCCCAGCACCATTGTGTTGGAAGTTTATCTACTCTTAAATACTCATCATAATTAAAAGCCATTTTACATATTCTCCTTTACTTTAGCAATAATTTCACTTGGGGTTATAGGGCGACCATTTGCACGGTGCAAGCTAATAAAATCATCTCTTTTGCTTACTCTTTGAATTTCTTCTAAATATTGCCCCATATTTAGCTCGCTAACCATAACTTTTTCAAATTTAGATACCACTTGAGCTATTTTTTTCTCAGCTACTGGATATAAAGTAATAGGTCTAAAAAGCCCTACTTTAAAACCTTCTTCTCTAAGTCTTAAAATAGCTTCTTTAGCAGATCTTGCAACACTACCATAAGCAATGATTAAAAACTGCGCATCATCACACATAAACTCTTCATAAGTGCAAATTTCATCAGTATTATTTTTAATCTTACCAAACAATCTTTTTATATTTTTATCTACAATCGCTCCATCTTCAGTTGGAAAACCTATATCTCCATGATGAAGTCCTGTGATATGATAACGATAACCTTCAAAGAAAGGATTTAGCGTAGCAGCTTCATTTTCCCCTGCTGCATAAGGTTTATAATCTTTTTTATCGCCGCTAAATTTTTTACGGTTAATAATTTCTAATTCTTCTAAATCAGGCAATTTTGCCTTACCATTCATATGTCCTATGGTTTCATCTAAAAGTAAAAATACCGGAGTCATATATTTTTCAGCTAGATTAAAAGCTCTAATGGTTTCAGTATAAGCTTCTTCTAATGAAGCAGGAGCTAAAGCTATACTCGCATAATCTCCATGCGTTGGAGCTTTAGCCTGAAACAAATCACCTTGTGCAACCCTTGTAGGAAGACCAGTGGATGGACCACCTCTCATAACATTTACAATCACAAGTGGAATTTCAGCTATAAAACCCAAGCCAATTTGCTCAGCTTTTAAAGAAATCCCAGGCCCGCTACTTGCTGTCATAGACTTAACACCACTCATAGAAGCACCCAAAGCCACACTAATACCTGAAATTTCATCTTCCATCTGTATAAAAGTACCATCATTTTTTGGTAACATATGACTTAGTTCGTGTGCTATTTCAGAACTTGGGGTAATTGGATAACCACCAAAAAATTTACAGCCACAATCAATCGCAGCTTTGGCTACTAAAACATTACCTGTTGATATCACTTCTCTCATTGTTTTTCCTATGCGTTTAATTTTTTATATTTATTTTCTTTAACAGCTTGTGCTCTTTCTTTAGCTTCTGGTGTAAGTTTTGCAAATTTAAATTCATCTCTTTTAGCAACGAAAATTGCAAAATCAGGACAATGGCTTTCGCATTCACTACAGCCTATACAAGAATCAGGATGAACCACTTCTATCATCTGTCCTAAAACTGCACTGATTTCATCTCTCATTGCTAAAACTCCAGCTGGACAATAACTAACACAGATATTGCAAGCTTTACATCTTGCTTCATCAACCCAAACCGGTGTATTTTCTGGGGCTACCATTAAAATTCCTTTCCAATTTATTGTTATTTTTAATGATTTTTTATCAAAAATTATTTTTAAACAAACTTTTTATTATAGCGAATTTATGGCATGAGTAAATATTATTTAAAATATAAGGTAAAACAAATAGGTATTTATAACGCAAAGTAACATTAGGAGTTAAAAACTCCTAAAAATTACTTATAATTATACTGAGAGAGAGAATTTTCTAATGCGATTTGTTCTTGATTGTCTAATTTTAACTCCAAAATTTCAAGCACTCCATCAAGACTAATTCTTGCCATAACACCAAAAGCTTTTTCTTTTATGCCATATTCTCCATCTAAAATCGCACATATTGGTAAAAATTCTCCACTTTTTAAAGCTTCTATCATCCTCACACAAGCACTTGCAGGAGCTAAATATGCTGAAGTTTTTAAATATTTTATGATTTTAGCACCACCTGTTTTAACTTCTTGTTCTATTTGAGTAAGTTCACATTCATTTAAAACTTTATTTAATGCTTTGTTTTGAACTTTACTTTGAGATTTTACTAAAACCATGCTATCATTGTGAA
Proteins encoded in this region:
- a CDS encoding 2-oxoglutarate synthase subunit alpha, with the translated sequence MREVISTGNVLVAKAAIDCGCKFFGGYPITPSSEIAHELSHMLPKNDGTFIQMEDEISGISVALGASMSGVKSMTASSGPGISLKAEQIGLGFIAEIPLVIVNVMRGGPSTGLPTRVAQGDLFQAKAPTHGDYASIALAPASLEEAYTETIRAFNLAEKYMTPVFLLLDETIGHMNGKAKLPDLEELEIINRKKFSGDKKDYKPYAAGENEAATLNPFFEGYRYHITGLHHGDIGFPTEDGAIVDKNIKRLFGKIKNNTDEICTYEEFMCDDAQFLIIAYGSVARSAKEAILRLREEGFKVGLFRPITLYPVAEKKIAQVVSKFEKVMVSELNMGQYLEEIQRVSKRDDFISLHRANGRPITPSEIIAKVKENM
- a CDS encoding 2-oxoglutarate:acceptor oxidoreductase, delta subunit, with the translated sequence MLMVAPENTPVWVDEARCKACNICVSYCPAGVLAMRDEISAVLGQMIEVVHPDSCIGCSECESHCPDFAIFVAKRDEFKFAKLTPEAKERAQAVKENKYKKLNA
- a CDS encoding 2-oxoglutarate ferredoxin oxidoreductase subunit beta, translated to MAFNYDEYLRVDKLPTQWCWGCGDGVVLKAIIRAIQKLGWNMDDVCLVSGIGCSGRMSSYVNCNTVHTTHGRAIAYATGIKLANPKKHVIVVSGDGDTLAIGGNHTIHGCRRNIDLTHILINNFIYGLTNSQTSPTTPQGFYTVTAQAGNIDPNFDACELTKAAGASFVARTNVIEANKLENIIFKALSHKGYSFVDVFSNCHINLGRKNKMGEAVSMLDWIKNRCVEKNKFEQLDYEQRADKFPTGILHQDESKAEYCEAYEEVRRALKEKRMVDLGALK